A window of the Sporosarcina sp. FSL K6-2383 genome harbors these coding sequences:
- a CDS encoding flagellar FlbD family protein has translation MIQVTRLNGSTFTLNALYIEKIESFPDTTITLTTGSKYVVLDKADLVNSRIIEFYKSVQLLSNPFIRGEEDEE, from the coding sequence ATGATTCAGGTTACACGTTTGAATGGCAGTACGTTCACCTTGAACGCACTGTACATAGAGAAGATTGAGTCGTTCCCTGATACGACCATCACGCTTACAACAGGCTCCAAATATGTAGTCCTCGATAAGGCTGATCTTGTTAACAGCCGGATTATCGAATTTTACAAATCGGTTCAGTTGTTATCAAATCCGTTTATCCGAGGTGAAGAAGATGAAGAATAA
- the fliL gene encoding flagellar basal body-associated protein FliL, producing the protein MKNKALTISLIILVCITLIGIVALILVMQLNKADAGAKEPTIEEIIENSVDIEEITTNLVGKQFIRISLKIQTDNVKAADELAKRDFQVKNILIQELSEMTPQDLEGKAGKQALEDSIKSQLNPLMQQGEIQKVYIVSHIIQ; encoded by the coding sequence ATGAAGAATAAAGCATTGACAATATCGCTTATCATTCTAGTATGTATTACACTAATTGGTATCGTTGCACTCATACTCGTTATGCAGTTGAACAAAGCTGATGCCGGGGCAAAAGAACCGACAATTGAAGAGATTATTGAAAACTCGGTTGATATCGAGGAAATTACAACAAATTTAGTGGGTAAACAATTTATTCGTATCTCTTTAAAAATCCAAACAGATAATGTAAAAGCGGCGGATGAATTGGCGAAAAGAGATTTTCAAGTGAAAAATATTTTGATCCAAGAACTATCTGAAATGACGCCACAGGATTTAGAAGGTAAAGCCGGTAAACAGGCATTAGAAGATTCGATAAAATCACAATTGAACCCACTTATGCAACAGGGGGAAATTCAAAAAGTCTATATCGTCTCACACATCATTCAATAA
- the fliM gene encoding flagellar motor switch protein FliM encodes MAGDILSQNEIDALLSALSTGEMSAEDMKKDDEPRKVKVYDFKRALRFSKDQIRSLTRIHENFARLLTTYFSAQLRTYVQINVASVDQIPFEEFIRSIPNMTLINIFEVPPLDGNILMEVNPNIAYSMLDRLMGGIGTSPGKADNLTEIETKIMTNLFERSFDNLREAWSSIIDIDPFLTEMEVNPQFLQMISPNETVVVISFNIMIGESSGMINICIPHVVLEPIVPNLSVRYWMQSNKKEPTPEQSVVLEKRLKKAPLPVVAELGHGQLTIEDFLYLQLGDVIPLDRKIDAPLVVKVGDIPKFTAQPGHLGNRMAVQIIDTMIGGDEDDE; translated from the coding sequence ATGGCCGGCGATATTTTATCCCAAAATGAGATAGATGCACTTCTGTCCGCGTTATCGACAGGTGAAATGTCTGCAGAAGACATGAAAAAAGATGATGAACCCCGGAAGGTTAAGGTGTATGATTTTAAACGTGCCCTGCGATTTTCCAAAGATCAGATTCGGAGCTTAACACGAATCCATGAAAACTTTGCGCGACTGTTAACAACCTATTTTTCAGCGCAGCTACGGACATACGTTCAGATTAATGTCGCATCGGTCGACCAAATTCCGTTCGAGGAATTCATACGGTCGATTCCTAATATGACACTGATTAATATTTTCGAAGTACCACCACTGGATGGTAACATCCTGATGGAGGTTAACCCGAATATTGCTTACTCGATGCTCGACCGCCTTATGGGAGGAATCGGAACAAGTCCGGGGAAAGCGGATAACTTAACTGAAATTGAAACGAAAATCATGACCAACTTATTTGAAAGGTCCTTTGATAACTTACGCGAGGCGTGGTCCAGTATTATCGATATTGATCCATTCCTAACAGAGATGGAAGTCAATCCACAGTTTCTTCAAATGATATCGCCAAACGAAACAGTAGTCGTTATTTCGTTTAATATTATGATTGGTGAATCGAGTGGAATGATTAATATTTGTATTCCACACGTTGTGCTAGAGCCAATTGTTCCTAATTTGTCGGTCCGCTATTGGATGCAGTCAAATAAGAAAGAACCGACACCAGAACAAAGTGTTGTGCTTGAAAAGCGCTTGAAGAAAGCACCCTTACCTGTCGTTGCTGAGCTTGGGCACGGTCAGTTGACGATTGAAGACTTCTTGTACTTACAACTTGGAGATGTCATTCCACTTGATCGTAAAATTGATGCTCCGCTCGTCGTAAAAGTTGGCGATATACCAAAGTTCACAGCGCAACCAGGACATTTAGGAAACAGAATGGCTGTGCAAATAATTGACACAATGATAGGAGGGGATGAAGATGATGAGTGA
- the fliY gene encoding flagellar motor switch phosphatase FliY, whose translation MSDNILSQEEIEALLRGEPVEAEDSTVSSTEEMVTSDYLDELEQDTLGEIGNISFGSSATALSGLLGQKVDITTPTISVVHKEELETEFTHPYVAVKVEYTEGLSGVNLFVIKQSDAAIIADLMLGGDGTEPDMNLGEIHLSAVQEAMNQMMGSAATSMSTMFNTKVDISPPAIDLLDIESDRGRELIPQDELSIKVSFALKVGELIDSNIMQLFPLTFGKNLVNTLISGGAEEETAAVAEMAPPVAPTQPTMQQSVQQPATQQPAYDNMQQQYAQPAPQQQMRTQQPQVNVQQAQFASFESPSLNPSETNNLNMLLDIPLQVTVELGRTKRSVKEILEMSSGSIIELDKLAGEPVDILVNNRHIAKGEVVVIDENFGVRITDIVSQVDRLNNLR comes from the coding sequence ATGAGTGATAATATCCTTTCGCAGGAAGAAATCGAAGCGTTACTGCGAGGTGAGCCTGTTGAGGCTGAAGATTCCACCGTCTCGTCCACCGAGGAAATGGTGACATCTGATTATTTGGATGAGTTAGAGCAGGATACATTGGGTGAAATTGGTAATATTTCCTTCGGAAGTTCAGCAACGGCATTGTCTGGTTTGCTTGGCCAAAAAGTTGATATTACAACACCGACAATTTCAGTTGTGCATAAAGAAGAGTTGGAAACTGAATTCACCCATCCCTATGTAGCTGTTAAGGTGGAGTATACAGAAGGTTTAAGTGGCGTGAACTTATTTGTTATTAAGCAAAGTGACGCAGCTATTATTGCGGACCTCATGCTTGGTGGAGATGGAACAGAGCCGGATATGAATCTCGGGGAAATCCATCTAAGTGCTGTACAAGAAGCGATGAATCAAATGATGGGTTCTGCGGCTACTTCTATGTCGACGATGTTCAATACAAAAGTAGACATATCCCCACCAGCTATTGATTTATTAGATATAGAATCTGATCGGGGAAGAGAATTAATCCCGCAGGATGAGTTATCTATTAAAGTGTCATTCGCACTAAAAGTAGGCGAGCTCATTGATTCTAATATTATGCAGTTATTTCCATTAACGTTTGGTAAAAACTTAGTCAATACTTTAATTAGTGGAGGGGCAGAGGAAGAAACTGCAGCCGTCGCTGAAATGGCACCGCCAGTTGCACCGACGCAGCCAACTATGCAACAATCAGTACAACAACCGGCTACGCAACAGCCTGCTTATGATAATATGCAACAGCAATATGCACAACCGGCACCACAGCAACAAATGCGTACGCAGCAACCACAAGTAAATGTTCAACAAGCACAGTTTGCTAGCTTTGAAAGCCCTTCGTTGAATCCTTCTGAAACGAATAATTTGAATATGCTTCTTGATATTCCGTTACAAGTGACTGTTGAACTAGGGAGAACAAAACGTTCTGTTAAGGAAATTTTAGAAATGTCTAGTGGTTCAATTATTGAACTAGACAAGCTTGCAGGTGAGCCAGTTGATATACTTGTTAATAACCGCCATATTGCCAAAGGTGAGGTGGTTGTCATTGATGAGAACTTCGGCGTTCGTATCACTGATATTGTAAGCCAAGTAGATCGTTTAAATAATTTAAGATAA
- a CDS encoding response regulator: MSRRILIVDDAAFMRMMIKDILTKNNFEVVGEAADGAQAVDKYDELKPDLVTMDITMPEMDGIAALKAIKEKHPSATIIMCSAMGQQAMVIDAIQAGAKDFIVKPFQADRVIEAIEKALG, encoded by the coding sequence ATGAGTAGACGTATTTTAATAGTGGATGACGCGGCGTTTATGCGTATGATGATCAAAGATATTTTGACAAAAAATAATTTCGAAGTAGTCGGTGAAGCTGCAGATGGCGCACAGGCTGTTGATAAGTATGATGAATTAAAGCCAGACCTTGTCACAATGGATATTACAATGCCTGAGATGGATGGAATTGCTGCACTAAAAGCGATTAAAGAAAAACATCCTTCAGCAACAATTATTATGTGTTCTGCAATGGGGCAACAAGCAATGGTTATTGACGCGATTCAAGCTGGTGCAAAAGACTTTATTGTTAAACCTTTCCAGGCAGATCGCGTGATTGAAGCTATTGAAAAAGCTTTAGGATAA
- a CDS encoding flagellar biosynthetic protein FliO, translating into MIVATAQKYLTAFLLAILLVPQLFIMPVQAQDDPNKSVSDYWDTDKESNPDNESDADKINLDIDANEPIADPVSEGESVGSSAGDYIKVMAALLFIVGLLYGLLKLVNRKNRLYDKNRFMKNMGGISLGQHKSIQLIIIGDSYYLVGVGDDIRLLKEITDPAEIDKLVEFYTGDDMELPVGMLSRLLGKLPGVSTKDSTTQTKGSTDFGDLFKTKLDEVKEERKRHMSRLTEKERNEDE; encoded by the coding sequence ATGATAGTAGCAACTGCACAAAAATATTTGACAGCATTCCTTTTGGCAATTCTTCTCGTGCCACAACTCTTTATTATGCCTGTCCAAGCACAGGATGATCCGAATAAATCCGTATCGGATTACTGGGACACGGATAAGGAAAGTAATCCAGATAATGAAAGTGATGCAGATAAAATAAATCTTGACATTGACGCCAATGAGCCAATTGCCGACCCGGTATCTGAAGGGGAGTCAGTTGGTTCGTCGGCGGGTGACTACATAAAAGTAATGGCAGCATTACTATTCATTGTTGGCCTATTATACGGATTATTAAAATTGGTCAATCGGAAAAATCGCCTATACGATAAAAATCGTTTCATGAAAAATATGGGTGGAATTTCACTTGGGCAACATAAATCCATTCAGCTCATTATTATCGGAGATTCGTACTATTTAGTAGGAGTTGGGGATGATATTCGTCTGTTGAAAGAAATTACAGACCCTGCTGAGATTGACAAACTCGTCGAATTTTATACAGGTGACGATATGGAATTACCAGTGGGCATGCTGAGTCGATTACTCGGTAAGCTACCCGGTGTATCGACGAAGGACTCAACAACTCAAACGAAGGGGTCAACTGATTTTGGTGATCTATTCAAAACTAAACTCGATGAGGTGAAAGAGGAGAGGAAACGGCATATGAGCCGCTTGACAGAAAAGGAGCGAAACGAAGATGAATGA
- the fliP gene encoding flagellar type III secretion system pore protein FliP (The bacterial flagellar biogenesis protein FliP forms a type III secretion system (T3SS)-type pore required for flagellar assembly.): MNDFVQFFSDSDAANVSTSIKMMLLLTVLSLAPAILILMTSFARIVIVLSFVRTALATQQMPPNQVIVGLALFLTFFIMAPTFQQVNEQALTPLFADEITLEEAYENASMPLKEFMSKHTRQKDLELFLRYNQAEVPESLEDLPLTMLVPAFALSEIKTAFQMGFMIFIPFLVIDMIVASILMSMGMMMLPPVMISLPFKILLFVLVDGWYLIIKSLLQSF, encoded by the coding sequence ATGAATGATTTCGTTCAGTTTTTTTCAGACAGTGATGCGGCAAACGTATCGACATCTATTAAAATGATGCTCCTTTTGACAGTCTTATCGCTTGCACCAGCCATTCTTATTTTAATGACTTCCTTTGCGCGCATTGTCATTGTTCTATCATTTGTTAGAACGGCTCTGGCGACACAGCAAATGCCGCCGAACCAAGTAATTGTCGGACTAGCCCTCTTTTTAACTTTTTTCATCATGGCCCCGACATTTCAACAAGTCAATGAACAAGCGCTAACACCGTTATTTGCAGATGAAATAACACTTGAAGAAGCTTATGAAAATGCAAGTATGCCTTTGAAAGAGTTTATGAGCAAACATACGAGACAAAAGGATTTGGAATTATTTTTGCGCTACAACCAGGCAGAAGTTCCTGAATCACTTGAAGATTTACCGCTGACGATGCTAGTGCCAGCATTTGCGCTCAGTGAAATTAAGACAGCATTCCAAATGGGTTTCATGATTTTCATTCCGTTTTTAGTTATTGATATGATTGTTGCGAGTATCCTAATGTCTATGGGGATGATGATGTTACCACCGGTTATGATCTCATTACCATTCAAAATTTTGTTATTTGTACTTGTGGATGGTTGGTATCTCATTATTAAATCATTGCTACAAAGCTTCTAG
- the fliQ gene encoding flagellar biosynthesis protein FliQ: MTMETIIGLAESAVWVILLTSGPLLIIALGTGLSVSIFQATTQIQEQTLAFVPKIVAVLVGIVLFGPWMLTKVTTFAGDIFENLIRYIG; this comes from the coding sequence ATGACAATGGAAACAATTATAGGCTTGGCGGAGAGCGCAGTCTGGGTTATCTTGTTGACATCAGGCCCCCTCCTTATCATTGCACTAGGAACGGGTTTGTCCGTCAGTATTTTCCAGGCAACGACACAAATCCAGGAACAAACGCTTGCCTTTGTTCCTAAAATTGTGGCTGTACTAGTAGGGATTGTTTTATTTGGCCCGTGGATGTTAACGAAGGTAACGACATTCGCAGGTGATATTTTTGAAAATCTTATCAGGTATATCGGGTGA
- the fliR gene encoding flagellar biosynthetic protein FliR, whose product MEELIPSLAAYLLILTRVTAFFVTVPLFSYRSIPTTQRIIFGALIAWTLVYSIDVPVLEIDGTFILLVVKEAVTGLAIGIIAFIIMAAIQVAGGFIDFQMGFAIANVIDPQTGAQSPLLGQFFNSLAILLLLALNGHHMLLDGIFYSYQFIPMDQLWPALGEERLVDFVVRTFANSFLIAFQMSIPIVATLFLVDLALGITARAVPQMNIFVIGFPIKIGVSFLVLTIMMGVMVQMMKKLFEVMIIAMRDLMILIGGG is encoded by the coding sequence ATGGAAGAGTTAATCCCTTCACTCGCGGCATATTTACTTATTTTAACGCGAGTCACCGCGTTTTTTGTGACAGTCCCTTTGTTCTCATATCGTTCAATACCAACAACGCAACGAATTATTTTTGGTGCTTTAATCGCATGGACACTTGTCTACTCGATTGATGTACCTGTGTTAGAAATAGATGGAACGTTTATCTTGCTGGTCGTCAAAGAAGCGGTAACAGGTTTGGCGATTGGGATCATTGCATTCATTATTATGGCAGCAATTCAAGTTGCAGGGGGCTTTATCGACTTTCAAATGGGATTCGCCATTGCGAACGTTATTGACCCACAAACGGGAGCGCAATCACCGCTACTCGGTCAGTTTTTCAACTCACTTGCTATTCTTTTATTACTTGCATTGAATGGCCATCATATGTTGTTAGACGGTATTTTTTATAGCTATCAATTCATTCCAATGGATCAGCTATGGCCCGCTTTAGGTGAAGAACGTTTGGTGGATTTTGTTGTGAGGACATTCGCAAACTCGTTTTTAATTGCCTTTCAAATGTCGATTCCAATTGTTGCGACGCTATTCCTTGTCGATTTAGCACTGGGGATTACAGCTAGGGCAGTGCCGCAAATGAATATTTTCGTCATCGGTTTCCCTATCAAAATCGGCGTCAGCTTTTTGGTGTTAACGATTATGATGGGTGTTATGGTGCAGATGATGAAAAAATTATTCGAAGTGATGATCATTGCAATGAGGGACTTGATGATACTTATTGGAGGTGGCTAA
- the flhB gene encoding flagellar biosynthesis protein FlhB → MMLRLDLQFFAGEKTEKATPKKRQDSRKKGQVLKSQDVTSAIVLLTVFLFLFFIAGFMRDRFFIFFKQAFIEYVPLAHLDADKAMLIYAEMLVQMAFILLPIMLAAVVAGLAGNLFQIGLLFTTEPLKFDLKKIDPIKGLKRIFSMRAIIELMKSVLKISFIGGTTVLILMSNIDKVLALAFKNPWDVMTTVAQLAALMGITAAFVLLFISILDFFYQKYDYEKNLRMSKQDIKDEHKNSEGDPIIKSRIKQRQREMAMRRMMQEVPHADVVITNPTHYAIALKYEDDNMDAPIVVAKGVDFVAQKIKMIAKEHEIVMVENRPLARAMYDDVEIGGRIPEEFFKAVAEILAYVYRIQRKI, encoded by the coding sequence ATGATGTTACGGTTGGATCTGCAGTTCTTTGCAGGGGAAAAGACCGAAAAAGCCACTCCGAAAAAACGTCAAGATTCTCGAAAAAAAGGCCAGGTATTAAAAAGCCAGGATGTAACAAGTGCAATTGTTCTCCTCACTGTGTTTCTTTTTTTGTTTTTTATTGCGGGATTCATGAGAGACCGTTTTTTTATATTTTTCAAACAGGCATTTATTGAATATGTCCCACTCGCTCACCTCGATGCAGATAAGGCGATGCTCATTTATGCTGAAATGCTTGTTCAAATGGCCTTTATTTTATTGCCTATTATGCTCGCAGCAGTAGTTGCTGGCTTGGCAGGAAATTTATTTCAAATTGGTTTATTGTTTACGACAGAGCCATTAAAATTCGATTTAAAGAAAATTGACCCGATTAAAGGGCTTAAACGCATTTTTTCTATGAGAGCAATTATTGAATTAATGAAATCGGTATTAAAAATTTCATTTATCGGTGGGACAACGGTACTTATTCTCATGTCGAATATTGACAAAGTACTTGCACTGGCATTCAAAAATCCTTGGGATGTGATGACGACCGTTGCGCAGCTAGCCGCACTTATGGGAATTACTGCAGCGTTCGTTCTGTTATTCATTTCAATATTGGATTTTTTCTATCAAAAATATGACTATGAAAAAAATCTCCGAATGTCCAAACAGGATATTAAGGATGAACATAAGAACTCTGAGGGAGATCCCATCATTAAATCTCGGATTAAACAACGTCAGCGTGAGATGGCAATGCGACGCATGATGCAGGAAGTTCCACACGCGGATGTTGTCATTACAAACCCAACACATTACGCAATCGCTTTAAAGTACGAGGATGACAATATGGATGCGCCGATAGTCGTCGCAAAGGGTGTCGATTTCGTAGCTCAAAAGATAAAAATGATTGCTAAAGAGCATGAAATTGTCATGGTTGAAAATCGACCCTTGGCAAGAGCAATGTATGATGATGTTGAGATTGGGGGACGTATCCCTGAAGAATTTTTTAAAGCGGTGGCAGAAATATTGGCGTATGTCTACCGTATACAACGAAAAATCTGA
- the flhA gene encoding flagellar biosynthesis protein FlhA has translation MKFRDIGVLAAVIMIVAMLVIPLPTWLLSFLIIINITLGLMVLLTSMNMKEALEFSIFPTLVLLLTLFRLGLNVSTTRAILSNGDAGGVVETFGTFVTGGNVVVGLVVFAILVLIQFLVITKGAERVSEVAARFTLDAMPGKQMSIDADLNAGMISEIDARTRREKVSNEADFYGAMDGATKFVKGDAIAGIIIVIINLLVGMIIGVVQMGLPFGEAALLFSQLTVGDGIVSQIPALLISTATGIVVTRATSEGNLGSDITKQLLGQPKLLYVGAATVLLLGLATPINDMLTIPVAVALAIGAFMMSRNLEEDPKEMLEMEEETETEGMKSPENVVNLLNVDPIEFEFGYGLIPLVDATQGGDLLDRVVMIRRQLAIELGLVIPVVRIRDNIQLQPNEYRIKIKGSELARGELLLDHYLAMSPGGDDSIEGIDTIEPSFGLPAKWIAEDVKEDAEILGYTVVDPPSVVSTHLTEVIRANAADLIGRQETKQLVDHVRETFPILVDELTPTPLSIGEIQKVLAKLLNEHVSVRNLPIIFETLADYSKYTSDIDVLTEYVRQALARQITNQYAASGQSLKVLTVSGKIEKMIADNIQQTEQGNYLSIDPGHSQEILESIAGEVERVALMDQSPVVLCSPAIRMYLRQITERYFPQIPVLSYNELEASIEVQSVGVVDI, from the coding sequence ATGAAATTTAGAGATATAGGCGTGCTCGCAGCGGTTATTATGATTGTCGCGATGCTTGTCATCCCGCTCCCAACTTGGCTCCTGAGCTTCCTGATTATTATCAATATTACACTTGGTTTAATGGTTTTACTGACATCTATGAATATGAAGGAAGCATTGGAATTCTCTATATTCCCAACGCTTGTACTCCTGCTAACGCTATTTCGATTAGGATTGAACGTTTCCACAACAAGAGCAATCCTATCGAATGGTGATGCGGGTGGTGTTGTTGAAACGTTCGGGACATTCGTAACGGGTGGAAACGTTGTCGTCGGTCTCGTTGTCTTTGCAATCCTCGTGCTAATCCAGTTCCTCGTTATTACAAAAGGAGCAGAGCGGGTATCAGAAGTTGCCGCTCGCTTTACGCTTGATGCGATGCCTGGTAAGCAAATGAGTATTGACGCCGACTTGAACGCAGGAATGATTTCCGAAATAGATGCACGTACACGTCGTGAAAAAGTAAGTAACGAAGCTGACTTCTACGGTGCGATGGATGGAGCAACGAAATTTGTTAAAGGGGATGCCATTGCCGGTATCATCATCGTCATCATTAACTTGCTTGTCGGAATGATTATCGGAGTTGTCCAAATGGGACTACCTTTCGGAGAAGCGGCTTTACTCTTCTCACAGTTGACAGTAGGTGACGGAATCGTTTCTCAAATTCCAGCTCTTCTTATTTCAACAGCAACAGGGATTGTCGTTACACGAGCAACGTCTGAAGGAAACCTTGGTTCGGATATTACCAAACAGCTTCTTGGACAACCAAAGCTATTATATGTGGGTGCTGCGACGGTCTTATTACTCGGACTTGCCACTCCTATCAATGATATGTTGACAATTCCGGTTGCGGTGGCACTTGCCATAGGCGCTTTCATGATGTCACGCAATCTAGAAGAGGATCCTAAGGAAATGCTTGAAATGGAAGAAGAAACTGAAACGGAAGGTATGAAAAGCCCCGAGAATGTCGTCAACCTCCTTAATGTCGATCCTATCGAATTTGAATTTGGCTACGGACTCATTCCACTCGTCGATGCGACGCAAGGTGGGGATCTTCTTGATCGGGTCGTCATGATACGAAGGCAGCTGGCGATTGAATTAGGACTTGTTATTCCAGTTGTTCGTATTCGAGATAATATTCAATTACAGCCAAATGAGTACAGAATCAAAATAAAGGGAAGTGAGTTAGCAAGGGGAGAACTTCTTCTTGACCACTATCTCGCCATGAGCCCTGGTGGTGATGACTCAATCGAAGGAATTGATACAATTGAGCCGTCATTTGGTCTACCTGCTAAATGGATAGCGGAGGATGTTAAAGAAGATGCAGAAATCCTTGGGTATACAGTTGTCGATCCGCCAAGTGTTGTGTCGACACATTTAACGGAAGTGATTCGTGCAAATGCGGCAGATTTGATTGGGCGCCAGGAAACAAAGCAACTTGTCGATCATGTGCGTGAGACATTCCCAATTCTCGTGGACGAGTTGACACCGACTCCATTGTCAATTGGAGAAATCCAAAAAGTATTGGCAAAATTGTTGAACGAACATGTGTCGGTTCGAAATTTACCAATTATCTTTGAAACACTTGCGGATTATTCGAAATATACATCAGATATAGATGTATTGACGGAGTATGTCAGACAAGCGCTTGCAAGGCAAATTACCAATCAGTATGCAGCGTCTGGTCAGTCACTTAAAGTGCTAACGGTGTCTGGTAAAATCGAGAAAATGATTGCGGATAATATTCAGCAAACCGAGCAAGGAAACTATTTGTCAATCGACCCTGGTCATTCGCAAGAAATTCTTGAATCGATAGCGGGTGAAGTAGAACGTGTGGCGTTGATGGATCAATCACCGGTCGTTCTATGTTCACCAGCAATCCGAATGTATTTGAGACAAATAACAGAGCGGTATTTCCCTCAAATTCCAGTATTGTCTTATAATGAACTTGAAGCATCGATTGAAGTTCAAAGCGTCGGGGTGGTGGATATCTGA
- the flhF gene encoding flagellar biosynthesis protein FlhF, with protein sequence MKMKKYSAETMVEAMKKVRADFGEDAIILSSTVVNSKGFLGFFKKKSVEVVAGFDEPAPKMEEPVLPFSSPPIVSVDKTSVELKKEMNEMKKMLENMQQSASHSRLPDELKPLLMHLEKQSLSSSLITQIGEEIYNRMKAEKKDFTHEEQLLMTKQFLEREIGNLPFGGISFNKKFINVLGPTGVGKTTTIAKIAARALLENKKKIGFITTDTYRIAAIEQLRTYANLLQAPVEVAYNSEDFEKAIANLADRDVIFIDTAGRNYKEVKFVEDLTRLIDFSLDMESFLVLSMTSKEQDMKIIIEQFNQFAVEKFIFTKMDETSSIGPLFNLMKDYQIGTAYYTDGQEVPEDITEAASEKLISLLLKGAYDA encoded by the coding sequence ATGAAAATGAAAAAATATAGTGCAGAAACAATGGTCGAGGCTATGAAAAAAGTACGTGCCGATTTTGGTGAGGATGCCATTATTCTTAGTTCAACTGTTGTCAATTCGAAAGGGTTTCTTGGCTTTTTTAAAAAGAAATCAGTAGAAGTTGTTGCAGGCTTTGATGAACCGGCTCCAAAAATGGAAGAACCGGTTCTTCCGTTTAGTTCGCCACCTATTGTCAGTGTCGATAAAACTTCAGTGGAATTGAAGAAAGAAATGAACGAAATGAAAAAAATGTTAGAAAATATGCAGCAATCAGCCAGTCATTCCCGTCTACCTGATGAGTTGAAGCCATTGTTGATGCATCTTGAAAAGCAGAGCTTATCTTCAAGTCTCATCACACAAATTGGTGAAGAAATTTATAATCGGATGAAAGCAGAGAAGAAAGATTTCACACATGAAGAGCAACTACTGATGACGAAGCAGTTTTTAGAAAGAGAAATCGGTAACTTGCCGTTTGGAGGCATCTCCTTCAACAAGAAATTCATAAATGTACTCGGCCCTACTGGTGTTGGGAAAACAACGACTATTGCGAAAATTGCTGCAAGAGCTCTTTTAGAAAATAAAAAGAAAATCGGATTTATAACAACGGATACTTACCGAATCGCAGCGATTGAACAGCTTCGTACATATGCGAACTTATTGCAAGCACCGGTAGAGGTAGCCTATAACAGTGAGGATTTCGAAAAAGCAATTGCAAATCTTGCTGACCGTGATGTCATCTTTATTGATACAGCAGGTCGAAACTATAAGGAAGTAAAATTTGTAGAGGATTTGACAAGGCTCATTGACTTTTCATTAGATATGGAATCGTTCCTCGTCCTTTCTATGACGTCAAAAGAACAAGATATGAAAATAATTATTGAACAGTTCAATCAGTTTGCGGTCGAAAAGTTTATTTTCACGAAAATGGATGAAACAAGCTCAATTGGACCACTGTTTAATTTGATGAAAGACTATCAAATTGGCACTGCTTATTATACAGATGGTCAAGAAGTACCTGAGGATATTACAGAAGCGGCCAGCGAAAAGTTGATTTCTTTACTGCTGAAGGGTGCCTATGATGCGTGA